In Streptomyces ambofaciens ATCC 23877, a single genomic region encodes these proteins:
- the tdh gene encoding L-threonine 3-dehydrogenase: MKALVKEKAEPGLWLADVPEPVIGPGDVLIKVLRTGICGTDLHIRAWDGWARQAVRTPLVVGHEFVGEVVDTGRDVTDIKAGDRVSGEGHLVCGKCRNCLAGRRHLCRATVGLGVGRDGAFAEYVALPATNVWVHRVPVDLDVAAIFDPFGNAVHTALSFPLVGEDVLITGAGPIGLMAAAVARHAGARNVVITDVSEERLDLALKVGVSLALDVSKASIADGQRELGLREGFDIGLEMSGRAEAMRDMIANMTHGGRIAMLGLPSEEFPVDWARIVTSMITIKGIYGREMFETWYAMSVLLEGGLDLAPVITGRYGHRDHEAAFADAASGRGGKVILDWTA; encoded by the coding sequence TTGAAGGCGCTGGTCAAGGAGAAGGCGGAGCCCGGGCTGTGGCTCGCGGACGTCCCCGAGCCGGTCATCGGACCCGGTGACGTCCTCATCAAGGTGCTGCGCACCGGCATCTGCGGCACCGACCTGCACATCCGGGCCTGGGACGGCTGGGCGCGGCAGGCCGTCCGCACCCCGCTCGTCGTCGGGCACGAGTTCGTCGGCGAGGTCGTCGACACCGGGCGGGACGTCACGGACATCAAGGCCGGCGACCGGGTCAGCGGCGAGGGCCACCTGGTCTGCGGCAAGTGCCGCAACTGCCTGGCCGGCCGGCGCCACCTGTGCCGCGCCACGGTCGGGCTCGGCGTCGGACGCGACGGGGCGTTCGCCGAGTACGTCGCCCTGCCCGCCACCAACGTCTGGGTGCATCGGGTGCCCGTCGACCTCGACGTCGCCGCGATCTTCGACCCCTTCGGCAACGCCGTGCACACCGCGCTGTCCTTCCCGCTGGTCGGCGAGGACGTCCTCATCACCGGCGCCGGACCGATCGGCCTGATGGCCGCCGCGGTGGCCCGGCACGCGGGTGCCCGCAACGTCGTGATCACCGACGTGAGCGAGGAACGCCTGGACCTGGCCCTCAAGGTCGGTGTCAGCCTCGCCCTCGACGTGTCGAAGGCGAGCATCGCCGACGGCCAGCGCGAACTCGGCCTGCGCGAGGGATTCGACATCGGCCTGGAGATGTCCGGCCGCGCCGAGGCCATGCGCGACATGATCGCCAACATGACGCACGGCGGCCGGATCGCGATGCTCGGCCTGCCGTCCGAGGAGTTCCCCGTCGACTGGGCCCGGATCGTCACCTCCATGATCACGATCAAGGGCATCTACGGCCGCGAGATGTTCGAGACCTGGTACGCCATGTCGGTGCTGCTCGAAGGCGGCCTCGACCTCGCCCCCGTCATCACCGGCCGCTACGGCCACCGCGACCACGAGGCGGCGTTCGCCGACGCGGCGAGCGGCAGGGGCGGCAAGGTCATCCTCGACTGGACCGCGTAA
- a CDS encoding glycine C-acetyltransferase, producing the protein MFDSVRDDLRATLDEIRAAGLHKPERVIGTPQSATVAVTAGGRPGEVLNFCANNYLGLADHPEVVAAAHEALDRWGYGMASVRFICGTQEVHKELEARLSAFLGQEDTILYSSCFDANGGVFETLLGPEDAVISDALNHASIIDGIRLSKARRFRYANRDLADLERQLKDASDARRRLIVTDGVFSMDGYVAPLSEICDLADRYDAMVMVDDSHAVGFVGPGGRGTPELHGVMDRVDIITGTLGKALGGASGGYVAARAEIVALLRQRSRPYLFSNTLAPVIAAASLKVLDLLESADDLRVRLAENTALFRRRMVEEGFDILPGDHAIAPVMIGDASRAGRLAELLLERGVYVIGFSYPVVPQGRARIRVQLSAAHSTEDVNRAVDAFVAARAELDA; encoded by the coding sequence ATGTTCGACTCCGTGCGCGACGACCTGCGCGCCACCCTCGACGAGATCCGCGCCGCCGGCCTGCACAAGCCCGAGCGCGTCATCGGCACCCCGCAGTCCGCCACCGTCGCCGTCACGGCCGGCGGCCGCCCCGGCGAGGTCCTCAACTTCTGCGCCAACAACTACCTCGGCCTCGCCGACCACCCCGAGGTCGTCGCAGCCGCCCACGAGGCGCTGGACCGCTGGGGCTACGGCATGGCGTCCGTGCGCTTCATCTGCGGCACCCAGGAGGTCCACAAGGAGCTGGAGGCCCGGCTCTCCGCGTTCCTCGGGCAGGAGGACACGATCCTCTACTCCTCCTGCTTCGACGCCAACGGCGGCGTGTTCGAGACCCTCCTCGGGCCCGAGGACGCGGTCATCTCCGACGCCCTCAACCACGCCTCGATCATCGACGGCATCCGCCTCTCCAAGGCCCGCCGCTTCCGCTACGCCAACCGCGACCTGGCCGACCTGGAACGGCAGCTCAAGGACGCCTCCGACGCCCGGCGCCGCCTGATCGTCACCGACGGCGTCTTCTCCATGGACGGCTACGTCGCCCCGCTGAGCGAGATCTGCGACCTGGCCGACCGCTACGACGCCATGGTCATGGTCGACGACTCGCACGCCGTCGGCTTCGTCGGCCCCGGCGGACGCGGCACCCCCGAGCTGCACGGCGTCATGGACCGCGTCGACATCATCACCGGCACCCTGGGCAAGGCCCTCGGCGGCGCCTCCGGCGGCTACGTCGCCGCCCGCGCCGAGATCGTCGCCCTGCTGCGCCAGCGCTCCCGGCCGTACCTGTTCTCCAACACCCTCGCTCCGGTCATCGCCGCCGCGTCCCTCAAGGTGCTCGACCTGCTGGAGTCGGCCGACGACCTGCGGGTGCGGCTCGCCGAGAACACCGCCCTGTTCCGCCGCCGGATGGTGGAGGAGGGCTTCGACATCCTCCCCGGTGACCACGCCATCGCCCCGGTGATGATCGGTGACGCCTCGCGGGCGGGCCGCCTGGCGGAGCTGTTGCTGGAGCGCGGGGTGTACGTGATCGGCTTCTCCTACCCGGTCGTCCCGCAGGGCCGGGCCCGCATCCGCGTCCAGCTGTCCGCCGCCCACTCCACCGAGGACGTGAACCGCGCGGTGGACGCCTTCGTGGCGGCGCGCGCGGAGCTGGACGCCTGA
- a CDS encoding LysR family transcriptional regulator: protein MIEARRLHILRAVADHRTVTAAAAALYLTPSAVSQQLAALEQETGHRLVERGAKGVRLTPAGEILLSHTNAVLAQLERAEAELAAYGSGAAGTVTVASFATGIALVVAPALGRLAESAPGIRIRVQDAEGDASLPMVLDRRVDVAVAVEYRGAPPADDPRLTHVPLYAEPFDAVVPVAHRLADADEVPLAELAKDPWIGPYPGNPCHDVVVLACESAGFQPRMEHSSDDFRAVVSLAAADVGVALVPRSALHGTDLTGVVVRPVDGVAPTRRVFAAVRRGAEEHPLIRPVLDALDEAARA, encoded by the coding sequence GTGATCGAAGCGCGGCGGCTGCACATCCTCCGGGCGGTGGCGGACCACCGCACCGTGACGGCGGCTGCCGCCGCGCTGTACCTCACCCCCTCGGCGGTCTCCCAGCAGCTGGCCGCCCTGGAGCAGGAGACCGGGCACCGCCTGGTCGAGCGCGGCGCCAAGGGCGTCCGGCTGACCCCGGCCGGCGAGATCCTGCTCAGCCACACCAACGCCGTGCTCGCCCAGCTGGAGCGGGCCGAGGCGGAACTCGCCGCGTACGGCTCGGGCGCCGCCGGGACGGTGACGGTCGCCTCCTTCGCGACCGGCATCGCCCTGGTCGTGGCGCCCGCGCTGGGCCGCCTCGCCGAGTCGGCGCCCGGCATCCGCATCCGCGTCCAGGACGCCGAGGGCGACGCCAGCCTGCCGATGGTCCTCGACCGGCGGGTCGACGTGGCCGTGGCCGTCGAGTACCGCGGGGCCCCGCCGGCCGACGACCCGCGCCTGACGCACGTCCCCCTGTACGCCGAGCCCTTCGACGCGGTCGTCCCCGTCGCCCACCGCCTCGCCGACGCCGACGAGGTGCCGCTCGCGGAGCTGGCCAAGGACCCGTGGATCGGCCCCTACCCGGGCAACCCCTGCCACGACGTGGTGGTCCTGGCCTGCGAGAGCGCCGGGTTCCAGCCCCGCATGGAGCACTCCTCGGACGACTTCCGCGCGGTGGTCTCCCTCGCCGCGGCCGACGTGGGCGTGGCGCTCGTCCCGCGCTCGGCGCTGCACGGCACGGACCTGACGGGCGTGGTCGTCCGGCCGGTCGACGGTGTCGCGCCCACCCGCCGCGTCTTCGCCGCGGTACGACGGGGAGCCGAGGAGCACCCGTTGATCCGCCCCGTGCTGGACGCACTCGACGAGGCGGCCCGGGCGTGA
- a CDS encoding helix-turn-helix domain-containing protein, with amino-acid sequence MRDTDDAPDPVDARLAARLAELRAERGWSLGELAERSGVSRSTLSRAERAETSPTASLLNRLCAVYGRTMSRLLSEVEAEPALLVRAAEQPRWEDRSAGFVRRSVSPPHAGLRGELVEGRLAAGADIAYDRPPVPGLEQHVWVLEGALEVTAQDVEHHLGTGDCLRMRVWGATRFRCAGPEGARYALAVVLP; translated from the coding sequence ATGAGAGACACGGACGACGCTCCCGACCCCGTGGACGCCCGGCTCGCCGCCCGGCTGGCCGAGCTGCGGGCCGAACGCGGCTGGTCGCTGGGGGAGCTGGCGGAGCGCAGCGGGGTGAGCCGGTCCACCCTGTCGAGGGCCGAGCGGGCGGAGACCAGCCCGACCGCCTCCCTCCTCAACCGCCTGTGCGCGGTCTACGGGCGGACCATGTCCCGGCTGCTCAGCGAGGTCGAGGCGGAACCCGCCCTGCTGGTGCGCGCCGCCGAGCAGCCGCGCTGGGAGGACCGGTCCGCGGGGTTCGTACGCCGCTCGGTGTCCCCGCCGCACGCCGGGCTGCGCGGCGAACTCGTCGAGGGCCGCCTCGCCGCCGGCGCCGACATCGCCTACGACCGACCCCCCGTGCCCGGTCTGGAGCAGCACGTCTGGGTCCTCGAAGGTGCCCTGGAGGTGACGGCCCAGGACGTCGAGCACCACCTCGGCACCGGGGACTGCCTGCGGATGCGGGTGTGGGGGGCGACGAGGTTCCGGTGCGCCGGCCCCGAGGGCGCGCGCTACGCGCTGGCGGTGGTGCTGCCGTGA
- a CDS encoding GNAT family N-acetyltransferase, with amino-acid sequence MTVTRVDADRLTALLAQLADLLTATVEDGASVGFLAPLGREEALAWWRGRSAAVAAGRLAVWVAHEGERVTGTVSLALPDKPNSRHRAELVKLMVRREARGRGLGRGLLATAEEAAAAAGITLLHLDTETDSPAEHLYRSAGWTRAGAIPDYAADPRGELRPTTLYFKQVGAPATAG; translated from the coding sequence GTGACCGTGACCCGCGTCGACGCCGACCGGCTGACGGCACTGCTCGCGCAACTGGCCGACCTGCTGACCGCCACCGTCGAGGACGGCGCGTCCGTCGGCTTCCTCGCGCCGCTCGGCCGCGAGGAAGCCCTTGCCTGGTGGCGGGGCCGGTCCGCCGCCGTGGCCGCCGGGCGACTCGCCGTCTGGGTGGCGCACGAGGGGGAGCGGGTGACCGGAACGGTGAGCCTCGCCCTGCCCGACAAACCCAACAGCCGGCACCGCGCCGAGCTGGTCAAGCTCATGGTCCGCCGCGAGGCGCGCGGCCGGGGCCTGGGCCGCGGGCTCCTGGCCACCGCGGAGGAGGCGGCCGCGGCGGCCGGCATCACCCTGCTCCACCTCGACACCGAGACCGACAGCCCCGCCGAACACCTCTACCGGTCCGCCGGATGGACCCGCGCCGGGGCCATTCCCGACTACGCGGCGGACCCGCGCGGGGAACTGCGCCCCACGACGCTCTACTTCAAGCAGGTCGGCGCCCCCGCGACCGCCGGGTGA
- a CDS encoding MmcQ/YjbR family DNA-binding protein: MPDAKDVRRIALSLPDTTEKTAWNMPTFRVAGKMFATLPEDETSLAVRCPKEERDELVLAEPEKFWIAGHEAQFAWVRARLAVLEGEDELRDILADSWRQAAPPRLLDAHPRLGLPGGA, from the coding sequence ATGCCCGACGCGAAAGACGTACGCCGTATCGCCCTGTCCCTGCCGGACACGACGGAGAAGACCGCCTGGAACATGCCCACGTTCCGGGTCGCGGGGAAGATGTTCGCCACGCTGCCCGAGGACGAGACCTCCCTCGCGGTGCGCTGCCCGAAGGAGGAGCGGGACGAGCTCGTCCTGGCCGAGCCGGAGAAGTTCTGGATCGCCGGCCACGAGGCCCAGTTCGCCTGGGTGCGGGCCCGCCTCGCCGTCCTGGAGGGCGAGGACGAACTGCGCGACATCCTCGCCGACTCCTGGCGCCAGGCGGCCCCGCCCCGGCTGCTGGACGCGCATCCCCGGCTGGGGCTGCCGGGCGGGGCCTGA
- a CDS encoding Na+/H+ antiporter subunit A, which produces MTALVLCHFGLALFAAPLVRRWGTRAFLVLALPPAAAAVWAATRWSTTAAGGADTTEWAWLPAYDVDWALRLDALAELMVLLAAGVGTLVLLYCASYFDDRSRHLGRFAGNLLAFAGAMLGLVLADDLVLLYIFWELTTVFSYLLIGQSSDHKRNRRSALQALTVTTLGGLTMLVGFLILGHEAGTYRISAILADPPPASAALSTAIVLILVGALSKSAIWPFSLWLPNAMAAPTPVSAYLHAAAMVKAGVYLIARLAPAFAEVTPWRPLLLVLGSATMLLGGWRALRLNDLKLVLAHGTVSQLGFLTVLTGAGRHDTGLAATAMILGHALFKAPLFLVTGIIDHATGTRDLRRLSGLGRRLPAVCAVAAIAGLSMAAVPPLLGFAAKEAAFQSLLDGDTADRWALAMTVVGSALTTAYTLRYLWGAFARKPGLPDTEAHAVPPAFLAPPAVLALACLVLGPGVSWLQGLLGTYAGQFPVPGHPYHLALWHGLNPALGLSCAAWAGGLLLFLAANPVLRVGQALAWRSADRVFGRCLLALERTALQCTGFVQRGSLSVYLVTTMSVVLAGQLAVLLADEPWTSVPAPRWWDHPAQAAVAVLTCAAALLCMGVRRRMKAVVLAGLTGYGTALLFVTQGAPDLALTQFCVETVSMIVFVLVLRRMPVHFEENYSRWRRLLRMPVALAGGACVALVVWIMAGHRRADSAGAAMVEETAHHGLKDVVATILVDLRAWDTMGESAVLAAAAIGVTSLIYLHRRTDGAEQPVLPLPGDHPHAALRTAWRATPYESAGLPSGDEGGPERTWLAASSTLAPERRSLVLEVVARLIFHPILVLSVYLLMCAENLPGGGFVAGLTAGVAFITRYLAGGRHELADAVPFKPGLFTGLGLFVSTGVALGGLAEGTVLHGWTWKGHLPVWGDAHLSTAVLFDCGVYLLVLGVVLDIVRALGARIDRHIERAAARSAPHGEAGPA; this is translated from the coding sequence ATGACCGCGCTCGTCCTGTGCCACTTCGGGCTGGCACTGTTCGCCGCGCCGCTGGTGAGACGCTGGGGAACGCGCGCCTTCCTCGTACTGGCCCTGCCACCCGCGGCGGCGGCCGTCTGGGCGGCCACCCGGTGGAGCACGACGGCCGCGGGCGGCGCCGACACCACCGAGTGGGCCTGGCTGCCGGCCTACGACGTCGACTGGGCGCTGCGGCTGGACGCCCTCGCCGAACTCATGGTGCTGCTCGCCGCGGGAGTGGGCACGCTCGTCCTGCTCTACTGCGCCTCCTACTTCGACGACCGGTCGCGGCACCTGGGCAGGTTCGCCGGGAACCTCCTGGCGTTCGCCGGGGCGATGCTCGGCCTGGTCCTCGCCGACGACCTCGTCCTGCTCTACATCTTCTGGGAACTGACGACCGTCTTCTCCTACCTGCTGATCGGCCAGAGCAGCGACCACAAGCGGAATCGCCGCAGCGCCCTGCAGGCGCTGACGGTCACCACGCTCGGCGGACTGACCATGCTCGTCGGGTTCCTGATCCTGGGTCACGAGGCAGGCACCTACCGGATCTCGGCGATCCTCGCCGACCCGCCGCCCGCGTCGGCGGCACTCTCCACGGCGATCGTGCTGATCCTCGTCGGCGCCCTCTCCAAGTCCGCGATCTGGCCGTTCAGCCTCTGGCTGCCCAACGCCATGGCCGCCCCCACCCCGGTCAGCGCCTACCTGCACGCCGCCGCGATGGTGAAGGCCGGCGTGTACCTCATCGCCCGGCTCGCCCCCGCGTTCGCGGAGGTCACGCCCTGGCGGCCGCTGCTGCTCGTCCTGGGCTCCGCGACGATGCTGCTGGGCGGCTGGCGGGCGCTGCGCCTCAACGACCTGAAGCTCGTCCTCGCCCACGGCACCGTCAGCCAGCTCGGCTTCCTCACCGTCCTCACCGGCGCGGGCCGCCACGACACCGGCCTCGCCGCCACCGCCATGATCCTCGGCCACGCCCTGTTCAAGGCCCCCCTGTTCCTGGTCACCGGGATCATCGACCACGCCACCGGCACCCGCGACCTGCGCAGGCTCTCCGGGCTCGGACGCCGGCTGCCCGCCGTGTGCGCCGTCGCCGCGATCGCCGGGCTGTCCATGGCCGCCGTGCCGCCGCTGCTCGGCTTCGCCGCCAAGGAAGCCGCCTTCCAGTCCCTCCTCGACGGAGACACCGCCGACCGCTGGGCGCTCGCCATGACCGTCGTCGGCTCGGCCCTGACCACCGCCTACACCCTGCGCTACCTGTGGGGCGCCTTCGCCCGCAAGCCCGGCCTCCCGGACACGGAGGCGCACGCCGTCCCGCCGGCCTTCCTCGCGCCGCCCGCCGTCCTCGCCCTCGCCTGCCTCGTCCTCGGCCCCGGCGTGTCCTGGCTCCAGGGCCTCCTCGGCACCTACGCCGGGCAGTTCCCCGTGCCCGGACACCCCTACCACCTGGCCCTGTGGCACGGGCTGAACCCGGCCCTCGGCCTGTCCTGCGCGGCGTGGGCCGGCGGCCTGCTGCTGTTCCTCGCCGCGAACCCCGTCCTGCGGGTCGGACAGGCCCTCGCCTGGCGCTCCGCCGACCGGGTCTTCGGACGGTGCCTGCTCGCCCTGGAGCGCACCGCCCTGCAGTGCACCGGCTTCGTGCAGCGCGGCTCGCTGTCGGTGTACCTGGTGACGACGATGAGCGTGGTCCTCGCCGGACAGCTCGCCGTCCTCCTCGCGGACGAGCCCTGGACCTCGGTGCCCGCCCCGCGCTGGTGGGACCATCCGGCCCAGGCCGCCGTCGCGGTGCTGACCTGCGCCGCGGCCCTGCTGTGCATGGGCGTGCGGCGCCGGATGAAGGCCGTCGTGCTCGCCGGGCTCACCGGCTACGGCACCGCGCTGCTCTTCGTCACGCAGGGCGCTCCCGACCTCGCGCTGACCCAGTTCTGCGTGGAGACCGTCTCGATGATCGTCTTCGTGCTGGTGCTGCGCCGCATGCCGGTGCACTTCGAGGAGAACTACAGCCGGTGGCGGCGCCTGCTGCGGATGCCGGTGGCGCTCGCGGGCGGCGCCTGTGTCGCCCTCGTCGTCTGGATCATGGCGGGGCACCGGCGGGCCGACAGCGCCGGGGCGGCGATGGTGGAGGAGACCGCCCACCACGGCCTGAAGGACGTCGTCGCCACGATCCTCGTCGACCTCCGGGCCTGGGACACGATGGGGGAGTCCGCGGTGCTCGCCGCCGCCGCGATCGGCGTCACCAGCCTCATCTACCTGCACCGCCGCACCGACGGCGCCGAGCAGCCCGTACTGCCCCTGCCCGGGGACCACCCGCACGCCGCCCTGCGCACCGCGTGGCGGGCGACTCCGTACGAGTCGGCGGGCCTGCCCAGCGGTGACGAGGGCGGGCCGGAGCGGACCTGGCTCGCGGCCAGTTCCACGCTGGCCCCCGAGCGCCGCTCCCTCGTCCTGGAAGTGGTCGCGCGGCTGATCTTCCACCCCATCCTGGTCCTCTCCGTCTACCTGCTGATGTGCGCGGAGAACCTGCCGGGCGGCGGCTTCGTCGCGGGGCTGACCGCCGGTGTCGCCTTCATCACCCGCTACCTCGCGGGCGGCCGGCACGAGCTCGCCGACGCCGTGCCCTTCAAGCCGGGCCTGTTCACCGGGCTCGGCCTGTTCGTCTCGACCGGGGTCGCGCTGGGCGGCCTCGCCGAGGGCACCGTGCTGCACGGCTGGACCTGGAAGGGGCACCTGCCCGTGTGGGGCGACGCCCACCTGTCCACCGCCGTCCTCTTCGACTGCGGCGTCTACCTCCTGGTCCTCGGCGTGGTCCTGGACATCGTCCGGGCCCTCGGCGCGCGCATCGACCGGCACATCGAACGGGCCGCCGCGCGCAGCGCCCCGCACGGAGAGGCGGGCCCCGCGTGA
- a CDS encoding Na(+)/H(+) antiporter subunit C, giving the protein MTVSLSLLVSAAVLAAVGATLLLTRSLTRILLGAVVLGNGVNLLVLASTGSAGEAPLLYPNVIRNRVTDPLPQAIALTAIVITLATTAFLLAMAYRSHQVTGSDEISDDTEDRLVALRAEFLHRRSELRDRYREARAEPGTDPELDARYRAARKRLRRRVREERAYQARATDVSGNLWNDILGADPEDYREGRERGSTDAAGRPGPAPARDAGPSNDPEETGREPDSHPGEDSCHPVPDQPDDLGGAGTEGTESPEGAEGAEGPEGPEDTEGPEGTDGTEGTEEPR; this is encoded by the coding sequence GTGACCGTCAGCCTCTCCCTCCTGGTGTCCGCCGCCGTCCTCGCCGCCGTCGGCGCCACCCTGCTGCTGACCCGGTCCCTGACCCGGATCCTGCTCGGCGCGGTCGTCCTCGGCAACGGCGTCAACCTGCTGGTGCTCGCCTCGACCGGCAGCGCCGGCGAGGCGCCGCTGCTCTATCCGAACGTCATCCGCAACCGGGTCACCGACCCGCTGCCCCAGGCCATCGCCCTGACCGCGATCGTCATCACCCTCGCCACCACGGCGTTCCTGCTCGCCATGGCCTACCGCAGCCACCAGGTCACCGGCTCCGACGAGATCAGCGACGACACCGAGGACCGGCTGGTCGCCCTGCGCGCCGAGTTCCTCCACCGGCGCAGCGAACTGCGCGACCGCTACCGCGAGGCCCGCGCCGAGCCGGGCACCGACCCCGAGCTGGACGCCCGCTACCGCGCCGCGCGCAAACGGCTGCGCAGGCGGGTCCGCGAGGAGCGCGCCTACCAGGCCCGCGCCACCGACGTCTCCGGAAACCTGTGGAACGACATCCTCGGCGCCGACCCGGAGGACTACCGCGAGGGCCGGGAGCGGGGCTCCACCGACGCGGCGGGCAGGCCGGGGCCGGCACCGGCCCGCGACGCCGGGCCCTCCAACGACCCCGAGGAGACCGGCCGCGAACCCGACTCGCACCCCGGCGAGGACTCCTGCCACCCGGTGCCCGACCAGCCCGACGACCTCGGGGGCGCCGGTACGGAAGGCACCGAAAGCCCCGAAGGAGCAGAAGGCGCGGAAGGGCCCGAAGGCCCCGAGGACACCGAAGGCCCCGAAGGAACAGACGGCACGGAAGGAACGGAAGAACCCAGGTGA
- a CDS encoding Na+/H+ antiporter subunit D, with protein MNALVPLPVLLPLCVTGLKLAIGPRLQRFQRFISLAVLGAVLVLSVLLMVAADRHGPLSVHLGDFAPPIGITLVADRLAGLMLTVSSAVTLLVNVYSLGQGMADRDDRTPVGVFHPAYLILVAGVSCTFLAGDLVNLYVGFEIMLVASFVLLTIGGTATRIRAGSTYVIISLFSSVLFLVAIAMTYAVAGTVNFAQLAVRLQEVPVGVRTLLEAMLLTVFAIKAAVFPLAAWLPDSYPTAPAPVTAVFAGLLTKVGVYSMLRTQTLLFPGRRLGDLLMLAALASMVIGILGAVAQTDLKRVLSFTLISHIGYMVFGIALAGRGSISGAIVYVAHHITVQTTLFLVAGLIERRDGTTELTRLGGLARAAPLLAVLFFVPAMNLAGIPPLSGFIGKLGLMRAGVDNGGGWAWALVAGSAATSLLTLYVMAKVWNLAFWRDAPPGAEHEGVVLESAEDEPDDDSDDSDDRDDGDDRVDGDDRVDSAGDDGDRTGGHGAMPGPGPGTGLPVPAGAVVPAGFLGQSITTTKRLPWPMLAATGAAVSLGLLYTVLGGPLTTFTEAAAAELLARTPYIEAVLGR; from the coding sequence GTGAACGCGCTCGTCCCGCTCCCCGTCCTGCTGCCCCTGTGCGTCACGGGCCTGAAGCTGGCCATCGGTCCGCGGCTCCAGCGGTTCCAGCGCTTCATCAGCCTCGCCGTGCTGGGCGCGGTCCTGGTGCTCTCCGTGCTCCTCATGGTGGCCGCCGACCGCCACGGCCCGCTCAGCGTGCACCTCGGCGACTTCGCGCCGCCGATCGGCATCACCCTGGTCGCCGACCGGCTCGCGGGCCTGATGCTCACCGTCTCCAGCGCCGTCACCCTGCTCGTCAACGTGTACTCGCTGGGCCAGGGCATGGCCGACCGGGACGACCGGACGCCGGTCGGCGTCTTCCACCCCGCCTACCTGATCCTCGTGGCGGGCGTCTCCTGCACCTTCCTGGCCGGAGACCTCGTCAACCTCTACGTGGGCTTCGAGATCATGCTCGTGGCGAGCTTCGTCCTGCTCACCATCGGTGGCACCGCGACCCGGATCCGGGCCGGGTCGACGTACGTGATCATCTCGCTGTTCTCCTCGGTGCTCTTCCTCGTCGCCATCGCCATGACCTACGCCGTGGCGGGGACCGTGAACTTCGCCCAGCTCGCGGTGCGGCTGCAGGAAGTGCCGGTCGGGGTGCGCACCCTGCTGGAGGCGATGCTGCTCACGGTCTTCGCGATCAAGGCCGCGGTCTTCCCGCTCGCCGCCTGGCTGCCCGACTCCTACCCGACCGCGCCCGCGCCGGTCACCGCCGTCTTCGCGGGCCTCCTCACCAAGGTCGGCGTGTACTCGATGCTGCGCACCCAGACCCTGCTCTTCCCGGGCCGCCGCCTCGGCGACCTGCTGATGCTCGCCGCGCTCGCCTCCATGGTGATCGGCATCCTGGGAGCGGTGGCCCAGACCGACCTGAAGCGAGTGCTCTCCTTCACGCTCATCAGCCACATCGGCTACATGGTCTTCGGGATCGCGCTGGCCGGGCGCGGTTCGATCAGCGGGGCGATCGTGTACGTGGCCCACCACATCACCGTGCAGACCACCCTCTTCCTCGTCGCCGGGCTCATCGAGCGGCGCGACGGCACCACGGAACTCACCCGTCTCGGCGGCCTGGCGAGGGCGGCACCGCTGCTCGCCGTGCTGTTCTTCGTGCCCGCCATGAACCTCGCGGGCATCCCACCGCTCTCCGGCTTCATCGGCAAGCTCGGCCTGATGCGGGCGGGCGTCGACAACGGCGGCGGCTGGGCCTGGGCGCTGGTCGCCGGGTCCGCCGCCACCAGCCTGCTCACCCTCTACGTCATGGCGAAGGTCTGGAACCTCGCGTTCTGGCGCGACGCGCCGCCCGGCGCCGAGCACGAGGGCGTGGTGCTGGAGTCCGCGGAGGACGAACCGGACGACGACAGCGACGACAGCGACGACCGAGACGACGGCGACGACCGAGTCGACGGCGACGACAGAGTCGACAGCGCCGGCGACGACGGAGACAGGACCGGCGGGCACGGCGCGATGCCCGGCCCCGGCCCCGGCACCGGACTGCCGGTGCCGGCGGGCGCCGTGGTCCCCGCCGGTTTCCTCGGGCAGTCCATCACCACCACCAAGCGGCTGCCCTGGCCGATGCTGGCGGCGACCGGTGCCGCCGTCTCCCTCGGCCTGCTCTACACCGTGCTCGGCGGCCCCCTCACCACGTTCACCGAGGCCGCCGCCGCCGAACTCCTCGCCCGTACCCCCTACATCGAGGCGGTGCTCGGCCGGTGA
- a CDS encoding Na+/H+ antiporter subunit E translates to MSNLFRDRSPYSWSFRLGRGRRILDLPLVAWLAVIWALLWGTPSWANLVNGVVVAVCLCLAFPLPAVDIGLRLRPLGILRLAGYLLYDMFSSSVEVTRQIFARGPYHAAVVAVPLRVRSDLMLTATAVAVSNVPGGSVIEVRRSTATVFLHVLDADDPGEIESAQRSVWRMEELVARAFGTAEDIAHAAQPVPEGD, encoded by the coding sequence GTGAGCAACCTCTTCCGCGACCGCTCCCCGTACAGCTGGTCCTTCCGTCTGGGCCGCGGCCGGCGCATCCTCGACCTGCCCCTGGTCGCCTGGCTCGCCGTCATCTGGGCCCTGCTGTGGGGCACCCCGTCCTGGGCCAACCTCGTCAACGGCGTCGTCGTCGCGGTGTGCCTGTGCCTCGCCTTCCCGCTGCCCGCCGTGGACATCGGTCTGCGGCTGCGCCCGCTGGGCATCCTGCGGCTGGCGGGCTACCTGCTGTACGACATGTTCTCCTCCAGCGTCGAGGTCACCCGGCAGATCTTCGCCAGGGGCCCGTACCACGCCGCCGTCGTGGCCGTCCCGCTGCGGGTGCGCAGCGACCTCATGCTCACGGCCACCGCCGTCGCCGTCTCCAACGTCCCCGGCGGCTCCGTCATCGAGGTGCGCCGGTCGACCGCCACCGTCTTCCTGCACGTCCTCGACGCCGACGACCCCGGCGAGATCGAGAGCGCCCAGCGGTCGGTGTGGCGCATGGAGGAGCTCGTCGCCCGCGCCTTCGGCACCGCCGAGGACATCGCCCACGCCGCCCAGCCCGTACCGGAAGGGGACTGA